The following are encoded together in the Brassica napus cultivar Da-Ae chromosome A9, Da-Ae, whole genome shotgun sequence genome:
- the LOC106419850 gene encoding helicase-like transcription factor CHR28, which yields MAEIWSFSDNEYLLSVCKVDDRVRSVHILDASRHLGKSIIACREQLRRLQRTDWTEEEDKELLKLCDDHTDLIFIACQIGRTVDSCSARLNHLVKGWKTKEVYTFFGEMRVKIAIICPPQNSAFLHQGTVLDHIRESTQVGIGYNQFGHLYYHIVRISTTELFKETRTQRAMELLLPHCKVVNKGVHSVSFHLKKSRDAILRDQKFKDLKLQVSVSDWNEDLHIQISGEEAAFNQTFWSVFAMLKSWFFRGLESLIVSPAGILENPQNAHTSVKKNVKKAATPKDNSSEPIEEFNLFLQAAMDYQPKSETEPPKGSLSINLLKHQRVALAWMIQKERTCFGGILADDQGLGKTVSILALMMTERKNGVCDQSKGRRAAGTLIICPSSLMRQWAEELLNKISPEAKLSVLIFHGSNRCQDAETLSKYDVVITSYGTNVKSACVFASLAWYRVVLDEAQIIKNHKSNIASACFQLHAKCRWCLSGTPIQNSIDDLYSFFRFIKCQPYSSYSVFCDKIMKVLSTNPTEGYEILQALLKTTLLRRTKGTIMDGEPILSLPPKSTELRKVELSKEEVDFYKALEKETRGFYKEKESAGMVNKDFKEVLARLMRLRQACNHPLLVSSSLPSTSSSAQIAKKLPFGSSKLKATLEILSESLIQKGVKALVFTQWTKMLDLLEDSLKESSFQYRRFDGKMSMEARHKSIEEFKNLPEVNVMIMSLKAACVGLNLVAASLVLIMDPWWNPTTEDQAIDRVHRIGQTRPVRVVRLLVSNSVEDRLLKLQEKKKKMVACAFGKCDQRFSLEDWEHLLVVD from the exons ATGGCTGAG ATCTGGAGCTTCAGCGACAATGAGTATCTCTTGTCAGTTTGCAAGGTAGATGATCGCGTTCGCTCAGTTCATATCCTAGATGCAAGCAGACACTTGGGAAAGTCTATAATAGCCTGCAGAGAACAGTTGAGGAGACTCCAACGCACAGATTggactgaagaagaagacaaagagctGTTGAAGCTCTGTGATGACCACACTGATCTAATCTTCATAGCATGTCAGATAGGAAGAACAGTAGACTCATGTTCTGCCAGGCTGAACCATCTGGTGAAAGGTTGGAAGACTAAAGAAGTCTACACCTTCTTTGGCGAGATGAGAGTCAAGATAGCAATCATATGTCCTCCTCAAAACTCTGCTTTTCTCCACCAAGGGACAGTCCTCGATCACATCAGAGAAAGTACACAAGTTGGCATTGGTTACAATCAGTTTGGCCACCTTTACTATCACATCGTTAGGATCTCAACTACCGAG CTTTTTAAAGAGACTCGCACTCAACGAGCCATGGAACTTTTGCTACCCCACTGCAAGGTCGTGAATAAAGGGGTCCATTCAGTGAGTTTCCATCTAAAGAAGTCAAGAGATGCGATTCTACGTGACCAAAAATTCAAGGATCTTAAACTGCAAGTATCTGTATCAGACTGGAACGAAGATCTACACATTCAG ATCTCTGGAGAGGAAGCTGCTTTCAACCAGACCTTTTGGTCTGTGTTTGCCATGCTGAAGAGCTGGTTCTTCAGAGGTTTAGAATCTCTCATTGTCTCACCTGCTGGTATCCTAGAGAACCCTCAAAATGCCCACACATCTGTGAAAAAGAATGTGAAGAAAGCAGCAACTCCTAAAGATAACTCTTCAGAACCAATTGAAGAGTTTAACCTCTTTCTCCAAGCAGCAATGGATTACCAGCCTAAATCTGAAACAGAACCTCCCAAAGGTTCACTCTCCATCAACCTCCTAAAGCATCAG AGAGTTGCATTAGCGTGGATGATACAGAAAGAGAGGACATGCTTTGGAGGGATATTAGCTGATGACCAAGGTCTTGGTAAGACTGTATCCATTCTTGCTCTCATGATGACAGAAAGGAAGAATGGTGTCTGTGATCAATCAAAAGGAAGAAGAGCAGCTGGAACTCTTATCATATGTCCAAGTAGTCTGATGAGGCAGTGGGCTGAAGAACTCCTCAACAAGATCTCTCCTGAAGCCAAACTTTCTGTTCTGATTTTCCATGGGTCTAATAGATGTCAAGATGCGGAGACGCTATCAAAATATGATGTTGTAATAACATCATATGGCACCAATGTGAAATCTGCTTGTGTGTTTGCTAGTCTTGCCTGGTATAGAGTTGTGTTGGATGAAGCGCAGATCATCAAGAATCATAAAAGTAACATCGCCTCTGCATGCTTTCAGCTTCACGCCAAGTGTAGATGGTGCCTATCTGGAACTCCCATCCAGAATTCTATCGATGACCTCTACAGCTTCTTTAGGTTCATCAAGTGTCAACCCTATTCTAGTTACTCAGTCTTCTGTGACAAAATTATGAAAGTGCTCTCGACGAACCCAACGGAAGGGTACGAGATACTTCAGGCGTTGTTGAAAACAACACTCCTCAGAAGAACCAAAG GTACGATAATGGATGGAGAACCAATCCTCTCTTTACCTCCCAAGTCTACTGAGTTGAGAAAAGTGGAGTTGAGTAAAGAAGAAGTTGATTTCTACAAGGCCTTAGAGAAGGAGACACGGGGATTCTATAAG GAAAAAGAATCAGCTGGGATGGTGAACAAAGATTTTAAAGAAGTTTTGGCCAGGCTGATGCGTCTTCGTCAAGCTTGCAATCATCCTCTTCTCGTATCCTCCAGTCTCCCAAGTACATCCTCCTCAGCTCAAATTGCAAAGAAACTTCCATTCGGTTCCTCCAAGCTGAAGGCTACACTAGAGATACTATCAGAGAGCTTGATTCAGAAAGGAGTTAAGGCTCTGGTTTTTACACAGTGGACAAAGATGCTAGACCTTCTTGAAGATAGTCTCAAAGAATCATCCTTTCAGTACCGAAGATTCGATGGGAAAATGTCCATGGAAGCAAGACATAAGTCTATTgaagagtttaagaatctccCGGAG GTTAATGTGATGATCATGTCTTTGAAGGCGGCTTGTGTCGGGTTAAACCTTGTGGCTGCTTCACTGGTACTTATCATGGACCCATGGTGGAACCCGACCACTGAGGATCAAGCGATTGATCGGGTTCATCGTATCGGTCAGACAAGACCCGTTAGAGTGGTGCGTCTCTTGGTAAGCAATTCCGTAGAAGATCGTTTGCTAAAGCTTCAG gaaaagaagaaaaaaatggtaGCATGTGCCTTTGGAAAATGTGACCAGAGATTCTCTCTTGAGGACTGGGAGCATCTCCTAGTAGTTGATTAG
- the LOC106420164 gene encoding F-box protein At1g11270-like codes for MLKRRHGSILKRHGSDKRRRGSSSSVELEVLPHDVIELILERLPVESLRRFRSVSKKWIFTIDSPSFQSRQLNLRRQSRGHDLLFVAYYEDPPDDVAQHALGSSSSCIYRTVKFPFPNLLLCYGSCDGLVCLFCIDTPNVVVNPATRWHQSFPFSSLQRRIIDKETPFGSDPIYELGFGKDKLSGTYKPVWLYNSSEFGLDNVTTCEVFDFSTHSWRNLVASSPYPILRFQKPVYFDGSLYWLTDCVETKVLSFDLHTETFQVICKAPFADDAPLPSNVVLFILDHCLCASEKTWPTQVIWSLDSSSKTWKQMCSIDLTNTFPLFDRCGLMPLPVAILEKNKLYLHGRNYLEPLMLHDLNTKSFEVVSTPTTPGDCIYYFESLCSV; via the coding sequence ATGTTGAAAAGAAGACATGGCTCAATTTTGAAAAGACATGGCTCTGATAAGAGAAGACGTGGCTCCAGCTCGAGTGTGGAATTGGAAGTGCTACCACACGATGTGATAGAGCTCATACTCGAGAGACTTCCCGTGGAATCTCTGCGGAGATTCAGGTCTGTGTCCAAGaagtggatattcacaatcGATTCCCCTAGTTTCCAGTCAAGGCAGTTGAACCTTCGCAGGCAATCACGAGGTCATGATCTCCTTTTCGTAGCCTATTACGAGGATCCTCCTGATGATGTAGCTCAACATGCCTtgggctcttcttcttcttgcataTACCGTACTGTCAAGTTCCCTTTTCCTAACCTCTTGCTTTGCTATGGTAGTTGCGACGGTCTGGTTTGCCTCTTCTGTATTGACACACCCAACGTCGTGGTGAATCCCGCCACTCGATGGCATCaaagttttcctttttcctcCCTGCAACGTCGTATCATCGACAAAGAAACCCCCTTTGGCAGCGACCCAATTTATGAGCTTGGATTTGGTAAAGACAAGTTGAGTGGTACTTACAAGCCTGTTTGGTTGTATAATTCATCCGAATTTGGACTAGACAATGTTACCACTTGTGAAGTTTTCGACTTTAGCACCCACTCCTGGAGGAACCTTGTCGCTTCTTCTCCTTATCCTATTCTCAGATTCCAGAAGCCAGTCTATTTTGACGGGTCACTCTATTGGCTCACCGACTGTGTAGAAACAAAGGTTTTGTCTTTCGATCTCCACACTGAAACTTTCCAAGTCATCTGTAAAGCTCCTTTTGCTGATGATGCACCTCTCCCAAGTAACGTAGTCTTGTTCATCCTTGATCACTGTTTGTGCGCTTCCGAGAAAACGTGGCCAACGCAAGTCATATGGTCCTTGGATTCTTCTTCAAAGACATGGAAGCAAATGTGTTCTATAGATCTCACCAATACTTTTCCTTTGTTCGACAGATGCGGTCTCATGCCCTTACCCGTAGCAATCCTGGAGAAGAACAAGTTATATCTCCATGGTCGTAACTACTTGGAACCACTCATGCTACATGATCTCAATACCAAATCTTTTGAGGTTGTCTCCACACCTACCACCCCCGGAGATTGTATTTATTATTTCGAAAGTTTGTGCTCTGTTTAA
- the LOC106415300 gene encoding F-box protein At1g11270-like, whose product MLKRKHGSILKRHGSDKRRRGSSSSVELELLPHDVIELILERLPVESLRRFRSVSKKWISTIDSPRFQSRQLNLRRQSRGHDLLFVAYYEDPPDDVAQHALGSSSSCIYRTVKFPFPNVLLCYGSCDGLVCFFCIHTPNVVVNPATRWHRSFPFSSLQCLIIDKGPPFASGDLTYELGFGKDKLSGTYKPVWLYNSSEFGLDNVTTCEVFDFSTHSWRNLVASSPYPILRFQKPVYFDGSLYWLTDCVETKVLSFDLHTETFQVICKTPFADAPRPSNVVLFILDDCLCASEKTWPTQVIWSLDSSSKTWKQMCSIDLTNTFPLFDRCGLMPLPVAILEKNKLYLHGRNYLEPLMLHDLNTKSFEVVSTPTTPGDCIYYFESLFSV is encoded by the coding sequence ATGTTGAAAAGAAAACATGGCTCAATTTTGAAAAGACATGGCTCTGATAAGAGAAGACGTGGCTCCAGCTCGAGTGTGGAATTGGAACTGCTACCACACGATGTGATAGAGCTCATACTCGAGAGACTTCCCGTGGAATCTCTGCGGAGATTCAGGTCTGTGTCCAAGAAGTGGATATCCACAATCGATTCCCCTCGTTTCCAGTCAAGGCAGCTGAACCTTCGCAGGCAATCACGAGGTCATGATCTCCTTTTCGTAGCCTATTACGAGGATCCTCCTGATGATGTAGCTCAACATGCCTtgggctcttcttcttcttgcataTACCGTACTGTCAAGTTCCCTTTTCCGAACGTCTTGCTTTGCTATGGTAGCTGCGACGGTCTGGTTTGCTTCTTCTGTATTCACACACCCAACGTCGTGGTGAATCCCGCCACTCGATGGCATCGGAGTTTTCCTTTTTCCTCCCTGCAATGCCTTATCATCGACAAAGGACCCCCCTTTGCCAGCGGCGACCTAACTTATGAGCTTGGATTTGGTAAAGACAAGTTGAGTGGTACTTACAAGCCTGTTTGGTTGTATAATTCATCCGAATTTGGACTAGACAATGTTACCACTTGTGAAGTTTTCGACTTTAGCACCCACTCTTGGAGGAACCTTGTCGCTTCTTCTCCTTATCCTATTCTCAGATTCCAGAAGCCAGTCTATTTTGACGGGTCACTCTATTGGCTCACCGACTGTGTAGAAACAAAGGTTTTGTCTTTCGATCTCCACACTGAAACTTTCCAAGTCATCTGTAAAACTCCCTTTGCTGATGCACCTCGCCCAAGTAACGTAGTCTTGTTCATCCTTGATGACTGTTTGTGCGCTTCCGAGAAAACGTGGCCAACGCAAGTCATATGGTCTTTGGATTCTTCTTCAAAGACATGGAAGCAAATGTGTTCTATAGATCTCACCAATACTTTTCCTTTGTTCGACAGATGCGGTCTCATGCCCTTACCCGTAGCAATCCTGGAGAAGAACAAGTTATATCTCCATGGTCGTAACTACTTGGAACCACTCATGCTACATGATCTCAATACCAAATCTTTTGAGGTTGTCTCCACACCTACCACCCCCGGAGATTGTATTTATTATTTCGAAAGTTTGTTCTCTGTTTAA